In Gordonia phthalatica, one genomic interval encodes:
- a CDS encoding D-alanyl-D-alanine carboxypeptidase family protein, whose translation MTKSFLTRIAAVAAAFSLVATLAAPTAHAFPGDPGVAPTHAPLPTPNTDSCPYRSLPAPAVDESEVVQPGETTPTPLPVPATPVGGEQLAGCGVISDPAAGPLPDRLNAAGWLIADLESGRIIAAKDPHGRYRPASTIKVLLAIVALDELELDDPVEATPNDWSMEGDSCGMGPGGEYTVRDMLTGLLVVSGNDCANALARLLGGYDATLDKMNQKAADLGALDTRAASPSGLDAPGMSASPYDLAVLFRAAMRNETFRQMISMKTYQFPGYPKRKDVPGDVDHPSWTMGTSNTLLRDGWPGMLGGKTGYTDDALKTFVGAAERDGRAVVIVQVYGLNEMDNLFSTQAAKMFEYGFAAPESVSIGTLGSDHVDPATGETHSADGHNDDVSPRSAWTFGLLGVAAVCAALAALLWRKRRRGR comes from the coding sequence ATGACCAAGTCCTTCCTCACGCGGATCGCCGCGGTCGCGGCCGCGTTCAGCCTGGTCGCCACCCTCGCGGCACCGACTGCGCACGCATTCCCCGGCGACCCGGGTGTGGCGCCCACTCACGCGCCGCTCCCGACACCGAACACCGACTCCTGCCCCTACCGGAGCCTTCCGGCACCCGCGGTCGACGAGTCCGAGGTGGTTCAGCCCGGCGAGACCACACCGACGCCCCTGCCGGTGCCCGCGACACCGGTCGGCGGTGAACAGCTAGCCGGATGCGGTGTCATCAGCGACCCGGCGGCCGGCCCGCTCCCCGACCGCCTCAATGCGGCGGGATGGCTCATCGCCGATCTGGAGAGCGGCCGGATCATCGCCGCCAAGGATCCGCACGGCCGCTACCGACCCGCGTCCACCATCAAGGTGCTCCTCGCCATCGTCGCCCTCGACGAGTTGGAGTTGGACGATCCGGTGGAGGCCACGCCCAACGACTGGTCGATGGAAGGCGACTCCTGCGGTATGGGTCCCGGCGGGGAGTACACCGTCCGCGACATGCTGACCGGTCTTCTCGTGGTCTCCGGCAACGACTGCGCCAACGCCCTCGCGCGGCTGCTCGGCGGCTACGACGCGACGCTCGACAAGATGAACCAGAAGGCCGCAGACCTCGGAGCCCTGGACACCCGGGCCGCCAGCCCGTCGGGCCTCGACGCTCCCGGCATGTCGGCATCGCCCTATGACCTCGCGGTGCTGTTCCGCGCTGCCATGCGCAACGAGACCTTCCGGCAGATGATCTCGATGAAGACCTACCAGTTCCCCGGGTACCCCAAACGGAAGGACGTCCCCGGCGACGTCGATCATCCCTCGTGGACGATGGGCACCTCCAACACGCTGTTACGTGACGGCTGGCCGGGCATGCTCGGCGGAAAGACCGGCTACACCGACGACGCGCTCAAGACCTTCGTCGGTGCGGCGGAGCGGGACGGTCGTGCGGTCGTCATCGTGCAGGTGTACGGGCTCAACGAGATGGACAATCTGTTCTCCACGCAGGCTGCGAAGATGTTCGAGTACGGCTTCGCCGCACCGGAGTCGGTCTCGATCGGCACGCTCGGCTCCGACCACGTGGATCCTGCCACCGGCGAGACGCACAGCGCCGATGGGCACAACGACGACGTGTCTCCCCGATCCGCGTGGACATTCGGGCTGCTGGGCGTCGCCGCCGTGTGTGCAGCACTCGCCGCCCTGCTGTGGCGGAAACGCCGCCGCGGCCGCTAG